Proteins encoded by one window of Thermoanaerobaculia bacterium:
- a CDS encoding polyprenyl synthetase family protein has translation MTARREPDGSFATFSERHLGPLEERLTAIVPADASRLSAAMRAALLSPGKRIRALVAIASGALFRGETGPLIDLGAAIEAVHAASLVFDDLPSMDDATLRRGRPALHLEFGESTAILAAVALINRAFELLGSSDGLPERLRAKLVAELARAAGEPGCCRGQFADLAADPARATLEELERIHQLKTGELFVAAARGGAIAARASEAGTAAITRYAKNLGLAFQIVDDLLETPDAAARTGKKAHGEGHRANFAKILGRETAVAIAGELTEAAARSVEPLGPKARPLADLAYLLRDRRA, from the coding sequence CGCGATCGTCCCGGCCGACGCGTCACGGCTCTCGGCCGCGATGCGGGCCGCGCTCCTCTCGCCGGGGAAGAGGATCCGCGCGCTCGTCGCGATCGCTTCGGGCGCCCTGTTCCGCGGCGAGACGGGACCGCTGATCGACCTGGGCGCCGCGATCGAGGCCGTCCACGCCGCCTCGCTCGTGTTCGACGATCTCCCCTCGATGGACGACGCGACGCTCCGCCGCGGGCGTCCGGCGCTCCACCTCGAGTTCGGGGAATCGACCGCGATTCTCGCCGCGGTCGCCCTGATCAACCGCGCGTTCGAGCTCCTCGGGTCGAGCGACGGCCTGCCCGAGCGCCTGCGCGCGAAGCTCGTCGCCGAGCTCGCGCGGGCGGCCGGGGAGCCGGGCTGCTGCCGGGGACAGTTCGCGGACCTGGCCGCCGATCCCGCGCGCGCCACGCTCGAGGAGCTCGAGCGGATCCACCAGTTGAAGACGGGAGAGCTCTTCGTGGCGGCGGCGCGGGGAGGCGCCATCGCCGCGCGGGCGTCCGAGGCGGGCACGGCCGCGATCACGCGGTACGCGAAGAACCTCGGCCTCGCCTTCCAGATCGTCGACGACCTCCTCGAAACCCCCGACGCCGCCGCGCGCACGGGGAAGAAGGCGCACGGGGAAGGGCACCGGGCGAACTTCGCGAAGATCCTCGGCCGCGAGACCGCCGTCGCGATCGCGGGAGAGCTCACGGAGGCGGCCGCGCGGTCCGTCGAGCCGCTCGGTCCGAAGGCGCGCCCGCTCGCCGACCTCGCCTATCTGCTCCGGGATCGGCGCGCGTGA
- a CDS encoding alcohol dehydrogenase catalytic domain-containing protein, whose protein sequence is MKAIYFEGHGGPEVLKIGERPDPEPGPGEVRIRIRAAALNHLDIFVRNGLENVRVPLPQIPGADGAGTVDAIGAGVEGFALGERVLVQPGLHCGICEFCLAGEQSLCVKFKLVGEHAPGTFAELAVVPARNVFRFPDAMPFEEAASFPLVYQTAWRMVVGRAAVRAGETVLIHGVGGGVGWAALEIARLCGAEVFVTSSEESKLSAARGAGASQGWSSRDDVARRVSEATGRRGCDVVVDCVGDATWMISLRAAAKGGRVVTCGATSGPNPREELRLIFWKQLSILGSTMANDREFRAAAAAVFSGRLKPRIDSVHPFDDAAAAYARMESGRQFGKIVLVP, encoded by the coding sequence ATGAAAGCGATCTATTTCGAAGGCCACGGCGGTCCCGAGGTCCTGAAGATCGGCGAGAGGCCCGATCCGGAGCCGGGACCGGGAGAGGTGCGGATCCGGATCCGCGCGGCGGCGCTCAATCACCTCGACATCTTCGTCCGGAACGGCCTCGAGAACGTCCGGGTTCCGCTCCCGCAGATCCCGGGAGCCGACGGCGCCGGAACGGTCGACGCGATCGGCGCCGGCGTCGAGGGGTTCGCTTTGGGCGAACGGGTGCTCGTCCAGCCGGGCCTGCATTGCGGAATCTGCGAATTCTGTCTCGCCGGCGAGCAGAGTCTTTGCGTCAAGTTCAAGCTCGTCGGAGAGCATGCGCCCGGCACGTTCGCCGAGCTCGCCGTCGTCCCCGCTCGGAACGTCTTCCGGTTTCCCGACGCGATGCCGTTCGAGGAGGCGGCATCCTTCCCGCTCGTCTACCAGACCGCCTGGAGGATGGTCGTCGGCCGCGCGGCGGTGCGGGCCGGAGAGACCGTGCTGATCCACGGCGTCGGCGGCGGCGTCGGATGGGCCGCGCTCGAGATCGCGCGCCTGTGCGGCGCGGAGGTCTTCGTCACGTCGTCGGAGGAATCGAAGCTCTCGGCGGCCCGCGGCGCGGGGGCCTCGCAGGGCTGGAGCTCGCGCGACGACGTGGCGCGGCGGGTGTCGGAAGCGACGGGGAGGAGAGGGTGCGACGTCGTCGTCGACTGCGTCGGGGACGCGACCTGGATGATATCGTTGCGGGCGGCGGCCAAGGGGGGGCGCGTCGTGACCTGCGGCGCCACTTCCGGGCCCAATCCCAGGGAAGAGTTGCGATTGATATTCTGGAAACAGCTCTCGATCCTCGGCTCGACGATGGCCAACGACCGCGAGTTCCGCGCGGCCGCCGCCGCCGTCTTCTCGGGGCGGCTCAAGCCCCGGATCGACTCCGTGCATCCCTTCGACGACGCCGCCGCCGCGTACGCCCGAATGGAGTCCGGGCGCCAATTCGGCAAGATCGTCCTCGTTCCGTAG